From the genome of Aquila chrysaetos chrysaetos chromosome 8, bAquChr1.4, whole genome shotgun sequence:
TCGCTTTCAGACCACAATGCAATTTGGTCAAGTTCTGTTGACACCTCTTTCGTTACTGGCTGCACAACTCTCCTTCCCAACAGCTTGCTCTTACTTGAGAAAGATGGTTGAGTGGTTGAGCAGACTCTCCAGGGCAGCCAGGCGTTCCGGccactttctcctttcctcaaCACGGAAGAAGAGGTTTCTACAAAgctttttcagctctgaaagcTTGTCTTTCAGCTCCTGCGAACggggaaaaggcaaaaggagaCAATTAGTTTGCCCACTATCTAACATTGTAAGCCTCAGAAGTTAAACCTGcgttttttgtcattttctctaTCAAATAGGCTATTTCCGTACAGCAAAAAGAGCCACATGACTAAACTTTATGTGGAATCAACAGGTTACTGCTGGAGCTGTTGAAGACACACCCGTGGCTGGAAGAACAACTTCATACTATGTTCTGTGCACAGTGCACCAAGGAAGCAAGGAACTTTTGAGAGCCAGGTTATAAAGGATCAGGATGGATCAATACTCTATCAGCCTGTGTGGCAATTTCTATGGCAGTTACAGCAAACTGGTATCCTGACTACACACAGCAGTACCTTAGTTGTGGCTGCATagccctcctcctccatccaACTGGAAGCCTCGCTAAGCTTTCTGgaaatttcttctctctgctcctccGTTGAGACAAACTGATACTCCTCTTGGTAAAGCTTGTcctgaaaagaacaaagcaagcaCTCCTGTCAAACACCACTGAGCATGGAAGCATAAAACAACCAGGCCACCCACCTGCAACCGGGCTGGACTGTGAACTCCTGGGGTGCTGCCTGCACTGGCCAGGAGATTCTCATTCAACCCTCCCGAATCTGAGCTCCTGCTGCTAGCATTACCAGGAGCATGATGGTAATACACCAGGTATATAGACACACGCGCACACCAGGTGTATGATGGTAAAGCTGCAACAACCAGAATCTCGCACACACTTAACATTAATTGCCTCTTCTGTACAAGATTACTTGAGAAGCTGTAGCTACTTTCCAGCCCGAGTGCAATTGTTCCAAAACACATGGGTAAGTGCACATAAGGGATACTGGAAACCCAAAGTTTAGTGTGTTAGACACGCTGAAGGAAAGCATTCATTCTGTGTCGAGAAAACCTCCCAAGTCCACGTGGCCTTGGGAGGCCTAATGGTAGCAGAAACAGTGACTGAAAGATGAGACCTGGGCTCTTCAAATCAGCTTCCCCCAGCTCAAGCAACTCCCCTGCATTCAGATCAGCCAAGCTGCACTTCTACCTGCCTTCCAggaattctcttttctttatatcCCTCTCTTACCTGGGTCTCAAAGATGAATGACTCCAAGCTGTTGGCtgacttttctctttcctgtttctctaGATCTCTGACCGTCAAGTCTTGGAGTCTAAAGtgcaaagagaacagaaatcaaAGGTAGCAAGTGCCTTTAGATGAGCACCACATCACATACATCACCTTCTGAGGATAGCAGCACTACGTGAGCTATCACCATTCCAAAGCAATTCACTTCCTTTATTTAGAGCTTTACCCCAGCAGAGCCATTTCAAACATACTTTTTCATTGAGCTCTTCAGTTCATCCTCCAGCAAGTCAGGCACATCGTTTACATCCAGTTCCATGGTGATCTCATGGACAAGCTTCTGCTTCTTGGGTGCTTTGatcttcttctcttcctctgttttggTAACTGTGCTGTCACCAGAACTTTTAGACGGTTCTTCCTCTTTCacagtttctctgttttctttgggatCCTGTAACAGACAACGTATATTCTCAGGCAAGGGAACTTATTTGCAGATTTTGCAACTTTTCCAAGGCAGGGCACtcacagggaaagaagaattCCACTGAGCACTGTGGGAATTTTATTAGTTTCAGAAATACTCCTCAGACACCAAAATCACAGTCCCATTCCTTCAATCTGATGCTCACCCGAGACTCTAATTTCTcgccttcttccttcttctgtgaCTCTGCTTTTGGAGGGGCAGTTTCTTCCTGACCTGGAGactgctctttctcttctccctgctcgTCACCGGCATCTTCTGCACTGCTTTTGTGGTCTTGCTTCTCCCCCTGCTCTTCTTTACCCATTTCTGCTAGgctctcttcttcttcctgGTCACCACAGGAAAGTAAAGGGGAAACCAAAATGGTGTTTTTAACACAGGAATTCCATGCAAATCTTTTACAGAACAGATAATCCTCTGCAAAAAATGTACACGTGAAAAACAGCACTCACAGGGACTGCAGCCATTAGTGAGGGACTGTGCTGAGCTAGAATAGGAATTAAGAGTTACTTCAGTGCAGAACATGACTCCGTGACCAGGAGCTTTCATCTCACTAGAAAGAAACCTCGTCACTACTGCCAGCGTAACAGCAGCTGTGCCTATATGGCCCAGGAGGAAGCAAGGAGCCTGCCAGACAGCTGCACAGACAACACACAGGCAGAAGCCTACTCACAGAGCACACAGGacaatttagaaacaaaagactTCCCCACAAACAAGTCCTTTAACACTAGTCTACCACTGCTGAACTTGCCAGCAAAAGAGCACAAGTTTCTTCAAACGCACACCACATGAAACTCAAAGGAATAAAGCACTTTGTGACAATATTTAAAATCCTGACATGCTGCCAGACACCTTTAATTCTGCTCATACAAATCACTGCCTCTTTAGCAGCCATAGCAAGACCCAGGGGCTCCCACCCACTAGCAATTACCCTTGGGCTCACCTGGACCGAGTCTGTCAGGTTCTCTCCAGTCTCTGGCGCAGGACCACCACCCCCAAACAGGCTTGAGATGGTATTACCAAGTTCTGTTGATAGgagacaaaaaaatccagaatattGTGTATCCAAGTGAGGGAGAAAGTAATCTTCAGCTCTCAATTCTTCCCCTCACAACCATAATGATCCCCAAGGAGGTCCCTTTGCGGTGTAGGTTAGCTACGTACACTGCAGGAAAACTCTTCTTTCCCTGACCTCACGTTGTTATTTTTGCATGCACAGACAAGCTGGGGCCTCTACCCCTACTGGAATATGACTTGAAATTTGTAACTTTAACTAAAAAGCTTCAAGTTTCAACCCGTGGCTGCACTAGCTGTCCCTGCATCTCCCCTTCACCTCTACACATACAGatttccagctgctctctgtAGGAAAGTCTGTGCTCTAAAACCTGAGCAATGCAAAGCACAGATCAGGGCATCCCAACCCAGACAACCAGACAGGAGAACACTGCAGGGCTGTGGATGCAGGACTTCCCTTCAGGGCAGACCTCCGGAACTGATCTGCTGTGGCTGAACAACCAGAAagctacttttatttttcaagttgcAACACATGCCATAGTCACCTTAGGAGCGTATGACATTTCAGAGCTCCTTGCAGCACCCAGAAGCCACTCGCAAAAGGCTTTTGGGTATTTTGGAGCCGTATGCACAATCACAGGCTATAGCTAACCGTTTAACTTCCATACCCCAAAACAAGGGTGCTTGCTCTGCTCAAGGCAATGATATGTTTTAGTCATCCCAGCTACTGCAGGTAAAACACAACCACCAGTATGAATATCAAAGCTCAGCATTTACTTGTCAGTGTTGACTCCTCCTCCAGCTTGTCTTCCACCAAGGTCTCAAACACAGATTCCACCTTGGAGAGGGGAGCACAGGATTAGTTTTAAGTAGGGACCATCCATAACAGAGAGACGGacagaactggaaaatacaTAGGCTGACAAACTTCACAACAGGGTGGTGCTTACCCGGTCAAGACTTAGTACTCCACTCTCATCCATATTGAAGTGAGCTTTGATGCCTTTGGATTCATAATCTGAGTGCTTCTTGAAACTGTCCCCAACTCCCTTTAGCCTCACAGTAGTGAGATTGAGAGAACCAAAAATCCTGATGACACAGcaacaaaagcagagagaaaacttAAGATAACAATGCTGCAGAACAGCTAACCACTTCTCACAGTCATGTTTACAGCAATGGACAACTGCACAGAGCAAAGAACCAGCATGGTTTGGTTTGCCTAAGCGCATAAAACTGAGAACAGATCTGCAAATATGCACTGGTGGCCAGTCAGATTTGTAGGCCTGCCTGCCAATAAAATTTTCCAGCTAGGCATACTGCAACGCCATGGAGCTGTCTGCTCAGACGCTGGGCTCAACTCACCGCATGTCATCCTGGTTCAGGAAAGACAGATCTCCATAGTTGACATAGAACTCAAAGTCATCTGTGTAGCGGTTGAAAGTGATAACTTTGCGCTGTGGGTAGGGTGCCATGCGCTGGAACAAAATCCTCTTGTTATGCTTTAAACTCTTGGATTTATCATCCTCCTCAACTTCACGAGTAAACTCCACCTGCATCACAAACGGAACATATGACTCGGCAACTGCAAACTCCCTCTACAGCATTTCATGTCACGTTTCTGCAATGTTTGGCTGCTCTACCTTGTGCAAAACTTGGGGGTCAGGTAAGTATTTCTCAACAGATGTTTCTATGTGCCTGGCTTCTTAGATATAATAGCACTTCTACAATACGGAAGATTTTCTCCCAGCGCAGCCCCATTTGCCTGTACCTTGCACAAGAGGAAGAAAGCCAAGGATTACCTGGATAGGAAACACAGCGGCATCGCGAACAACGAAAGGCTTCACCTTAAAGGCTTTGCtcagagcagctgcctggtaGACTGCACCCATAGCAGCAGCCTCGTCGGCATTGATATTCTTGCCCAGTTCTTCTCTATGAAGTGAAAAGCAACAGATGTCAGCTTTGCAGCCGCTGCCATAAACAGCAACTTGTCAATAGGAGACAGACTAGAAGGGGGCCTCACATACTCACTTGCCCACAGCTTTCAGCAAAACCTCCTGCACTTTGGGGACCCGTGTGGCACCTCCAACTAGAATCACCTGGTCAATTCCATCCTAGGGATTGGAAACAGTCACCTTGTCTTGAGAAAGCAATTTTGGAAAGCTAAGTTCAGGGCTTCCTTAAGCTCCTTCCCCGGTCACCACGCACTGGTGTGGTGCTCCGAGAACACCCATGCTACATCCTGCCATCCCAGTGCAGGTCAGTGCCTGACAGATCTCAGACAGGCTGACACAAGGCTTGCCAACATGAGGAACCTGGAGTCAGGTTTGTCAAAGAGGGGCAACGTGACCGCTGCTTCAAGCCACCTGAAACATGGGACTCGATTCAAAATTAGACAGACTACAGTTTAATGTCAGAGGAGCCAGGACAGCAAGGTGGACCAGAACAGATGGAAACACAGACTCTGAGAGGTGACTCAGTGTCTTGCATTGAATACCAGAGCCAAAAGATGCTCAAGAGTGTCCTAGCACCCTGGCGAGCGAGCATTTAACAGTGCAGTAAGTCTCTCCAAAGGACTGCATCACGTTTGGTCCAACTGTGGTCCACAACAGGGCTTCTAAAGGGAGCACTCAAAGGAGAAGCCTGAACAGCAATAATGCTGTTTCCAGGCTCTGAGATAAAACTTCAGAAGAGCAATCAGAACCACCATCCaagacaaagaaaggaaagatcaGTGTTTCAAACCTCCAGCCCAAGAGTAAAGTTTTTTAAGAGCAAGAAACGCCTCCTCCAAGTCCTTTGTTTCTGGTGGATAGCGCAGGGAGCCATGACAGGCTCCTGCTTGACACCGCAGCGAGTAACCTCACTGCAGCAGCAACACCACTCTTACGACAGCAGGCATCTGTACCTCTCAGCAGTGCCAGTAACGCAACCACCAATGCTTTGATCGTGACACAACAGCAACTCTGTACATAAAAACTTCAGGCTTGTTAACGCATTCCTAAACCTACCATGTTCATCTCTGCGCTGCTCAGAGCCTGTTGCACAGGTCCTGGGACTCGCTGGAACAAGTCAGAGCACAAATCCTCAAATTCTTGCCTCGACACCTTGGCCTTGAAGTCAACGTCATCTAGTAGCCCCTCAAtctgtccagaaaaaaaaacccgccagaattaaattatttgtggAGCATTCTCCAAGCAAAATCTTTGCCTGACTTGCCACAGTGTGCAAAATGTTCCAGCTTTCTCAACGCACTAGGACCTGACTGTGCTCATCTGAACCCTGCCATTGCTAAGGTGACGAGAAGATGGAATGCAGCTAAAACAGACAGCTTCTCTCAGCAAAAGTTTATTTACCAAGCTTCACGTGACTAGCTGTCATCCAATCCACTCATTTAATCGCCAGCGGTACTAAGTGGGCACAAGTTGAGAGGAACCACCAGTGCCGCCACCACCTCTGGAACACCAGGAGCAATGCTCTTCAGCATGCTGACGCTGCAGAGGGACAGTGCTTCTACGCAGCTGTCCTTAACCCACCCTGCCCTCAGACCTAGAAAAGCTGGAAAGCCTGTGACAGAAGGTCAGACCTGTGCCATGTGGTCAGCATTTGCGCTCAGGACAGTTTTCAGGCGGTTGGCCTCCTTCAGTAGTTTGGCCATGGCCCGGGGATTCTTTCGGACATCTTTGGAAGGGTGCTGATCATTAAACAGTTTTGCCAAATAGTCCCGGAGACGAAGCTCCATCTCTAAACCTCCAAGAGTACGGTCAAACCTGagcaaaagaacaaacagaGATGTAACAACTTAAAATGAGttgaaatacaaacaaactTCATGTATTATTTCACAAATGTGCAGAGCGGCAAGTGGTCAAAAGTAGCTGCAGTATTACAAGCTGTGATTGACTGTGAAAGAACAGTTGTTCCAAAAATAACACATTATAATgaaacaaagaggagaaatattCATCACCACAATAGCCTCTGAGTAGGAAACTTCATTATGTTTACGGTAAAGGCCTTATTGCCAAGCATGTCAAACTGCTGAGAAGCCAAAGGATAACTGTCTCAGCTCCCAGGTATTTTCTTGGAAACAGGAGTATAagtgttttggatttaaaatTGCTGGGCTGGCAATTCACAGCACCCCCCTCCTTATTTGGCAAACATGCTGCATTTTCATTGCTCTCTAGAAGGgtattctgctttttcaagcTGACACGCTCTACTTCTGTAAGATTATAGGAAATGGAATTACGCTAAAATGGCTTGAAGCTATAAAAAAGCAAGCCCGAAGCAAATTAAGTATACCGGTTGCCTCCTGGGCTCCTGGACGTTCTCAGTTACCTTCTGCACAAGACGGTGACACCAGAATTATTACTAATCAGAGCCTTTTTGCTCCAAACGTTTCCCACTCTGCCATCCAAATTACTGTGCTGAAGCCTCACTGCAGAATTCCACATTTAGGAGAGACTGTGAAACAAATGGTTTCTTTCCTGAGACCTGTGGGTTTTGTGCAACTCATGTTGAATTCTTACCCAATGCCCTGGATCTGCAATTGAGGTTGGGTTCCCGAGTCCTTAGTTTTCACTGTCTGATACGTAACAATAGTACAAACGGTGCTTCCTGCTCCCATGTCGTAAAACATGATATTCTGAA
Proteins encoded in this window:
- the HYOU1 gene encoding LOW QUALITY PROTEIN: hypoxia up-regulated protein 1 (The sequence of the model RefSeq protein was modified relative to this genomic sequence to represent the inferred CDS: inserted 2 bases in 1 codon), whose translation is MGSRGPPGLARGVPAPAAAPMSWRRVRAGGCARRXGAAACSTCRRAGPRRAGPGRDEMAAGMALVPCWLLAWLLLSCRLPGAGSVAVMSVDVGSESMKIAIVKPGVPMEIVLNKESRRKTPVAVSLKENERLFGDSALGMSIRTPKVAFRYFQDLLGKRIDNPHVALYQARFPEHELVKDEKRQTVIFKLSQTIQYSPEEMLGMVLNYSRGLAEEFAEQPIKDAVITVPAYFNQAERRAVLHAARMADLKVLQLINDNTAVALNYGVFRRKDINATAQNIMFYDMGAGSTVCTIVTYQTVKTKDSGTQPQLQIQGIGFDRTLGGLEMELRLRDYLAKLFNDQHPSKDVRKNPRAMAKLLKEANRLKTVLSANADHMAQIEGLLDDVDFKAKVSRQEFEDLCSDLFQRVPGPVQQALSSAEMNMDGIDQVILVGGATRVPKVQEVLLKAVGKEELGKNINADEAAAMGAVYQAAALSKAFKVKPFVVRDAAVFPIQVEFTREVEEDDKSKSLKHNKRILFQRMAPYPQRKVITFNRYTDDFEFYVNYGDLSFLNQDDMRIFGSLNLTTVRLKGVGDSFKKHSDYESKGIKAHFNMDESGVLSLDRVESVFETLVEDKLEEESTLTKLGNTISSLFGGGGPAPETGENLTDSVQEEEESLAEMGKEEQGEKQDHKSSAEDAGDEQGEEKEQSPGQEETAPPKAESQKKEEGEKLESRDPKENRETVKEEEPSKSSGDSTVTKTEEEKKIKAPKKQKLVHEITMELDVNDVPDLLEDELKSSMKKLQDLTVRDLEKQEREKSANSLESFIFETQDKLYQEEYQFVSTEEQREEISRKLSEASSWMEEEGYAATTKELKDKLSELKKLCRNLFFRVEERRKWPERLAALESLLNHSTIFLKGARMIPESDQIFTEVELGTLEKAINETTIWKNETLAEQNKLSPTEKPVLLSKDVELKIAALDREVQYLLNKAKFAKPKPKKEKNTTKTDSGKNATATSETENTIPPTEGKQEDKPEDIGPAKEPPTAEKVAIDDEPGSDSGSKKEKTTEAGGESRKNDEL